One window of the Synechococcus sp. CC9311 genome contains the following:
- a CDS encoding DUF3104 domain-containing protein, translated as MTDVIHVDGGARAARIPTMFQIKDIDTGIID; from the coding sequence ATGACTGATGTGATCCACGTTGATGGTGGGGCCCGAGCCGCCAGAATTCCAACGATGTTTCAGATTAAGGATATAGATACCGGAATAATCGATTAG